Part of the Bacillus sp. THAF10 genome is shown below.
GTGTAGTCAGCTCGTAGGGGCAGATTTTTCCGGGGTGGATATCCTTTTTGCGTCAGACGGCTCGCCGCTTGTTTGTGAAATAAACTCTAACGCCCATATTAAAAATATATTTGACTGTACAGGTATTAATGTTGCCGAGTACATAGTGCCGCATATTCTAGAAAAGTTTAAAGGACAGATAGCACCATGAGCGTATCAGGCTGGCTTGTATACGAGACGGAGCATGCCAAGAAAAATCAAGCATTTATCGACTGGTTTTTAGAAGAGGCAGTAGCCCTTGACATCGAACTGACCTTTTTGTTGCAATCCCAGATAACTTACGGCGCAGGGAATGGCGAATTGTTTCTTTATGTGGATAACAAGGAGATCCCGCGTCCAAGCTTTGTGATCATGCGAAACATTGACCCGTTATTCAATCTGCAGCTTGAGCAAATGGGGATCCCTTGCTTTAACTCCTATGATGTGTCCTCTATTTGTAATGATAAAGCAAGAACCTATCAGATGTTAGCACGCCATGGAATTCCGATGCTAGAAACCTATTTTCTAAAGCCTGCAGACCTAGACATAGAGAAATTCCCCCTCTCCTTTCCAATGGTAGCAAAATCGCGAACAGGAAGAGGCGGAGAACAGGTTTACTTGCTAGAAAATGACGAGGACCTGCAAAAATTACAATCCACCTCTCAAGAAGGCTTTATTTTTCAAGCGCTTGCTTCCTCACCTGGAAAGGATCTTAGAGTGTATGTGCTTGGTCAGGAAATTGTCGGTGCTGTCCTCAGAAAAAATGACCATAGCTTTAAAGCAAATTACTCGCTTGGTGGCACTGCGGAAGCCTACACCTTAAATGCAGAGGAAGTGGCACTAGTTAATAGCGTTGTTGCATTGTTTGACTTTGGACTTGTTGGTATGGACTTTTTATTTGATGACCACGGCTCGCTGCTTTTCAATGAAATTGAGGATGTGGTTGGATGTAGGACACTATGTCAAACCTCTGATGTGAACATCGTCAAACTTTATCTGGAGTTTATTTTACTAACACTAGGAGAGAAATGAACAT
Proteins encoded:
- a CDS encoding RimK family alpha-L-glutamate ligase; amino-acid sequence: MSVSGWLVYETEHAKKNQAFIDWFLEEAVALDIELTFLLQSQITYGAGNGELFLYVDNKEIPRPSFVIMRNIDPLFNLQLEQMGIPCFNSYDVSSICNDKARTYQMLARHGIPMLETYFLKPADLDIEKFPLSFPMVAKSRTGRGGEQVYLLENDEDLQKLQSTSQEGFIFQALASSPGKDLRVYVLGQEIVGAVLRKNDHSFKANYSLGGTAEAYTLNAEEVALVNSVVALFDFGLVGMDFLFDDHGSLLFNEIEDVVGCRTLCQTSDVNIVKLYLEFILLTLGEK